From a single Vicia villosa cultivar HV-30 ecotype Madison, WI unplaced genomic scaffold, Vvil1.0 ctg.001678F_1_1, whole genome shotgun sequence genomic region:
- the LOC131636260 gene encoding uncharacterized protein LOC131636260 isoform X1, with protein MILDKPKGKSVEHDCKIEYEVEPCGRSNVNGSNCVDVKKSSFPMQNGGYFVYGVGHMHTGSIGTTLYGKDGKVICSSIPIYGNSSEAGNEKGYVVGMFTCYPQIGSIKILDGETLTLEAKYNNNIRHSRVMGLFYFLVAEKLPHHHV; from the exons ATGATATTGGATAAGCCTAAAGGAAAGAGTGTGGAGCATGATTGCAAGATAGAATATGAAGTCGAACCTTGCGGAAGAAGTAATGTAAATGGTAGTAATTGTGTTGATGTGAAGAAATCAAGCTTCCCAATGCAAAATGGTGGTTATTTTGTCTATGGAGTTGGTCATATGCATACTGGTTCAATTGGAACAACTCTATATGGAAAG GATGGGAAGGTTATATGCAGCTCAATCCCAATATATGGAAATAGCAGTGAAGCTGGAAATGAGAAAGGGTATGTTGTAGGAATGTTCACTTGTTACCCTCAGATAGGCTCTATCAAGATACTTGATGGTGAAACTTTAACTCTTGAGGctaaatacaacaacaacataagaCACTCTAGAGTAATGGGACTTTTCTATTTCTTGGTGGCAGAAAAGCTACCACACCATCATGTTTAA
- the LOC131636260 gene encoding uncharacterized protein LOC131636260 isoform X2 translates to MILDKPKGKSVEHDCKIEYEVEPCGRSNVNGSNCVDVKKSSFPMQNGGYFVYGVGHMHTGSIGTTLYGKDGKVICSSIPIYGNCSEAGNEKGYVVGMSTCYPQIGSIKILDGETLTLEAKYNNNIRHSRVMGLFYFLVAEKLPHHHV, encoded by the exons ATGATATTGGATAAGCCTAAAGGAAAGAGTGTGGAGCATGATTGCAAGATAGAATATGAAGTCGAACCTTGCGGAAGAAGTAATGTAAATGGTAGTAATTGTGTTGATGTGAAGAAATCAAGCTTCCCAATGCAAAATGGTGGTTATTTTGTCTATGGAGTTGGTCATATGCATACTGGTTCAATTGGAACAACTCTATATGGAAAG GATGGGAAGGTTATATGTAGCTCAATCCCAATATATGGAAATTGCAGTGAAGCAGGAAATGAGAAAGGGTATGTTGTAGGAATGTCCACTTGTTACCCTCAGATAGGCTCTATCAAGATACTTGATGGTGAAACTTTAACTCTTGAGGctaaatacaacaacaacataagaCACTCTAGAGTAATGGGACTTTTCTATTTCTTGGTGGCAGAAAAGCTACCACACCATCATGTTTAA